One genomic segment of Gossypium arboreum isolate Shixiya-1 chromosome 3, ASM2569848v2, whole genome shotgun sequence includes these proteins:
- the LOC108475170 gene encoding uncharacterized protein LOC108475170, with product MSNLTKLEFVALDITGNNYLSWVLDAEIHLDANGLGETIKEGNEKTTQDKAKAMIFLRHHFHEGLKTEYLTVKDPQILWANLKKRYYHQKTVILPKARYEWLNLRLQDFKSVSDYNSAMFRITSQLNLCGEKITDAEMLEKIYSTFHAHNVVLQTQYREKGQKYFELIYCLLAAEQNNELLMKNHELRPTGSAPFPEANVSLHNGQELKETHHANSSVRGRGRGRGCGRGHRYGYGRGGHFKNSHSYQKWDRKNGNKEEKEKGENVTNVCYHCGGKGHWSRVCRTQKHLVDLYQQSIKQKGKKVETNLVYKDGEGDFDDGNAIHLEVADFLSTPEGNY from the coding sequence ATGTCAAATCTTACAAAACTCGAATTTGTGGCTCTGGACATCACTGGAAATAACTATTTATCATGGGTACTAGATGCTGAAATTCACTTAGATGCAAATGGCCTTGGTGAGACTATTAAGGAGGGAAATGAAAAAACTACACAAGATAAGGCCAAGGCCATGATTTTCCTTCGCCATCACTTCCATGAAGGTCTAAAGACCGAATATTTGACTGTTAAGGACCCTCAAATTCTTTGGGCCAATTTAAAGAAAAGATATTACCATCAGAAAACTGTGATTTTGCCTAAAGCTCGTTATGAGTGGCTGAATTTAAGATTGCAAGACTTTAAGTCTGTTAGTGATTATAACTCGGCCATGTTCAGAATCACTTCACAATTGAATTTATGTGGAGAGAAGATTACTGATGCAGAAATGTTAGAAAAAATATACTCAACTTTCCATGCACATAATGTTGTCCTGCAGACACAATATCGTGAAAAAGGCCAGAAATATTTTGAATTAATCTATTGTCTTCTAGCGGCGGAGCAAAACAACGAGCTGTTAATGAAAAACCATGAATTACGCCCAACTGGCTCTGCTCCATTCCCTGAAGCGAATGTGAGTTTACACAATGGGCAAGAATTAAAAGAAACACACCATGCAAATAGTAGTGTGCGTGGCCGTGGTCGTGGCCGAGGGTGTGGCCGCGGACATAGATATGGATATGGTCGAGGTGGTCATTttaaaaattcacattcctaccaGAAGTGGGATCGGAAAAATGGTAAcaaggaagagaaagaaaaaggtgaAAATGTGACTAATGTATGCTATCATTGTGGAGGAAAAGGACATTGGTCTCGTGTGTGTCGCACACAAAAGCATTTAGTTGATCTTTATCAGCAGTCCATAAAACAGAAGGGAAAGAAAGTAGAAACCAATCTTGTGTATAAAGATGGCGAAGGTGATTTTGATGATGGCAATGCAATCCACTTAGAAGTGGCTGATTTTCTTTCTACCCCTGAAGGAAATTATTAA